A single window of Leclercia adecarboxylata DNA harbors:
- the lolE gene encoding lipoprotein-releasing ABC transporter permease subunit LolE: MASPLSLLIGLRFSRGRRRGGMVSLISVISTIGIALGVAVLIVGLSAMNGFERELNNRILAVVPHGEIEPVNQPWNNWNDALKKVEKVPGIAAAAPYINFTGLVESGANLRAIQVKGVNPRQEEKLSALPQFIQKDAWANFKAGDQQIIIGKGVADALKVKQGDWVSIMIPNASADHKLQQPKRVRLHVAGILQLSGQLDHSFAMVPLEDARQYLDMGSSVTGIAIKVNDVFNANKLVRDAGEVTDSYVYIKSWIGTYGYMYRDIQMIRAIMYLAMVLVIGVACFNIVSTLVMAVKDKSGDIAVLRTLGAKDGLIRAIFVWYGLLAGLFGSLCGVVIGVVVSLQLTPIINGIEALIGHQFLSGDIYFIDFLPSELHWLDVFYVLVTALLLSLLASWYPARRASRIDPARVLSGQ, encoded by the coding sequence ATGGCTTCCCCGTTATCGTTACTCATCGGCCTGCGTTTCAGCCGGGGCCGTCGTCGCGGCGGCATGGTATCGCTGATCTCTGTTATCTCCACCATCGGCATTGCGCTGGGGGTGGCGGTGCTGATCGTTGGTCTCAGCGCCATGAACGGCTTCGAACGCGAGCTGAATAACCGTATTCTGGCGGTGGTGCCGCACGGTGAAATTGAGCCGGTCAACCAGCCGTGGAATAACTGGAATGACGCGCTGAAAAAGGTGGAAAAGGTGCCGGGTATTGCGGCCGCCGCGCCGTACATCAATTTTACCGGGCTGGTTGAGAGCGGGGCGAACCTGCGCGCCATCCAGGTGAAAGGGGTCAACCCGCGTCAGGAAGAGAAACTCAGCGCGCTGCCGCAGTTTATCCAGAAGGATGCCTGGGCCAACTTTAAAGCCGGCGATCAGCAGATCATTATCGGTAAGGGCGTGGCCGATGCGCTGAAAGTGAAGCAGGGCGACTGGGTGTCAATCATGATCCCGAACGCCAGCGCCGATCATAAGCTGCAGCAGCCGAAGCGCGTACGTCTGCACGTGGCCGGCATTCTGCAGCTCAGCGGCCAGCTGGATCACAGCTTTGCCATGGTGCCGCTGGAAGATGCGCGGCAGTATCTGGACATGGGCAGCAGCGTCACCGGGATCGCCATCAAGGTAAACGACGTCTTTAACGCCAACAAACTGGTGCGCGACGCCGGGGAAGTGACCGACAGCTATGTCTACATCAAGAGCTGGATTGGCACTTACGGTTATATGTATCGTGATATCCAGATGATCCGCGCCATCATGTACCTGGCGATGGTGCTGGTGATCGGCGTGGCCTGCTTCAACATCGTCTCTACCCTGGTGATGGCGGTAAAAGACAAGAGTGGCGACATCGCGGTCCTGCGTACCCTGGGGGCAAAAGACGGTCTTATTCGTGCCATTTTCGTCTGGTATGGTCTGCTGGCGGGGCTGTTTGGCAGCCTGTGCGGCGTGGTCATCGGCGTGGTGGTATCGCTGCAGCTGACGCCAATTATCAACGGTATTGAGGCCCTGATTGGCCATCAGTTCCTGTCGGGCGATATCTATTTTATTGACTTCCTGCCGTCTGAACTGCACTGGCTGGACGTTTTTTATGTGCTGGTTACAGCACTTTTACTGAGTCTGCTGGCAAGCTGGTATCCGGCGCGTCGCGCAAGCCGAATCGACCCGGCGAGGGTACTAAGTGGCCAGTAA
- the nagK gene encoding N-acetylglucosamine kinase — protein MYYGFDIGGTKIALGVFDTNLKLQWETRVPTPRESYDEFLTAIAALVAQADERFGVKGSVGIGIPGMPETDDGTLYAANVPAASGKPLRADLSRLLERDVRLDNDANCFALSEAWDDEFQQYPLVMGLILGTGVGGGIVVDGKPITGRSYITGEFGHIRLPVDALEVVGRDFPLVRCGCGQHGCIENYLSGGGFAWLYEHFYHQKRQAPEIITLWEQGDEQAIEHVERYLDLLAVCLGNILTIVDPDLLVIGGGLSNFTAIAERLSGRLPRHLLPVARVPRIERARHGDAGGMRGAAFLHLTR, from the coding sequence ATGTATTATGGATTTGATATTGGCGGCACCAAAATTGCGCTGGGCGTATTTGATACCAACCTGAAATTGCAGTGGGAAACCCGGGTTCCTACCCCGCGCGAAAGCTACGATGAATTCTTAACCGCCATTGCCGCACTGGTGGCCCAGGCCGATGAGCGCTTCGGCGTGAAGGGTTCGGTGGGCATTGGCATTCCGGGGATGCCGGAAACCGACGACGGCACGCTGTATGCCGCCAACGTCCCTGCCGCCAGCGGTAAGCCGCTGCGCGCCGACCTGTCGCGACTCCTTGAGCGCGACGTGCGCCTCGACAACGACGCCAACTGTTTTGCCCTCTCCGAAGCCTGGGACGACGAGTTCCAGCAGTATCCGCTGGTGATGGGGTTGATCCTCGGCACCGGCGTTGGGGGCGGGATCGTTGTTGACGGCAAACCGATCACCGGACGCAGCTATATCACCGGCGAGTTCGGCCATATTCGCCTGCCGGTGGATGCGCTGGAGGTGGTCGGGCGCGATTTCCCGCTAGTCCGCTGCGGCTGCGGCCAGCACGGCTGCATCGAAAACTACCTCTCAGGCGGCGGATTTGCGTGGCTTTATGAACACTTCTATCATCAAAAACGACAGGCGCCAGAAATCATTACGCTGTGGGAGCAGGGTGATGAACAGGCCATTGAGCATGTGGAGCGCTATCTCGATCTGCTTGCCGTGTGTCTGGGCAACATCCTGACCATTGTCGATCCTGACCTGCTGGTGATCGGCGGGGGATTATCGAACTTTACGGCCATCGCCGAGCGGTTATCCGGTCGGTTGCCGCGTCATCTGCTGCCGGTCGCCCGCGTGCCGCGCATTGAGCGCGCACGACATGGCGATGCCGGGGGGATGCGCGGTGCCGCGTTCCTCCATCTCACCCGTTAG
- the cobB gene encoding Sir2 family NAD+-dependent deacetylase codes for MLSRRSHRLTRFRKNKRRLRERLRQRIFFQDGALPELMEKPRVLVLTGAGISAESGIRTFRATDGLWEEHRVEDVATPEGFARNPQLVQEFYNARRRQLQSPEIAPNAAHLALAKLEEALGDRFLLVTQNIDNLHERAGNQNVIHMHGELLKVRCSGSGQVFNWAGDVTLDDKCHCCQFPSPLRPHVVWFGEMPLGMDEIYSALAMADVFIAIGTSGHVYPAAGFVHEAKLHGAHTVELNLEPSQVGSEFEEKTYGLASEVVPEFVDKLLKGL; via the coding sequence ATGCTGTCGCGCCGGTCACATCGACTCACTCGTTTTCGCAAAAACAAACGCCGCTTGCGTGAACGCTTACGCCAGCGAATTTTCTTTCAGGATGGGGCGCTGCCAGAATTGATGGAAAAACCAAGAGTGTTGGTCCTGACCGGGGCGGGGATCTCCGCCGAGTCGGGCATTCGAACCTTCCGCGCCACCGACGGGTTGTGGGAGGAGCATCGCGTAGAGGATGTGGCGACGCCGGAAGGCTTCGCCCGTAATCCGCAGTTGGTGCAGGAATTTTATAATGCCCGCCGTCGACAGCTGCAGTCGCCGGAGATTGCCCCTAACGCGGCGCATCTGGCGCTGGCAAAGCTGGAAGAGGCGCTAGGGGATCGTTTTCTGCTGGTCACGCAGAACATCGATAACCTGCACGAGCGTGCGGGCAACCAGAATGTGATCCATATGCACGGCGAACTGCTGAAGGTGCGCTGTTCCGGCAGCGGCCAGGTGTTCAACTGGGCCGGTGACGTCACTCTCGATGACAAATGCCACTGCTGCCAGTTCCCGTCCCCGCTGCGTCCGCACGTAGTCTGGTTCGGCGAAATGCCATTGGGGATGGACGAAATCTACAGCGCGCTGGCGATGGCGGATGTGTTTATCGCTATTGGCACTTCCGGGCATGTCTATCCGGCGGCGGGATTCGTCCACGAGGCGAAGCTGCACGGGGCACACACGGTGGAGCTGAACCTTGAGCCGAGCCAGGTAGGCAGCGAGTTTGAAGAGAAAACCTACGGGCTGGCGAGCGAAGTGGTGCCGGAGTTTGTGGATAAACTTTTGAAAGGTTTGTAG
- the potD gene encoding spermidine/putrescine ABC transporter substrate-binding protein PotD, whose translation MKKMLTAAALVLGMGAAHADDSKTLYFYNWTEYVPPGLLEQFTKETGIKVIYSTYESNETMYAKLKTYKDGAYDLVVPSTYFVDKMRKEGMIQKIDKSKLTNFSNLDPEMLNKPFDPNNDYSIPYIWGATAIGINSEAIDPKTVTRWADLWKPEYKGGLLLTDDAREVFQVALRKLGYSGNTTDPKEIEAAYHELQKLMPNVAAFNSDNPANPYMEGEVNVGMVWNGSAYVARQAGTPLEVVWPEEGGIFWMDSLAIPANAKNVDGALKLINFLLRPDVAKQVAETIGYPTPNLAARKLLSPEVANDKSLYPDAATVSKGEWQNDVGDASRLYEEYYQKLKAGR comes from the coding sequence ATGAAAAAAATGCTTACCGCCGCGGCACTGGTGCTCGGAATGGGCGCTGCCCACGCGGACGACAGTAAAACGCTCTACTTCTACAACTGGACCGAGTATGTGCCGCCAGGCCTGCTGGAGCAGTTCACCAAAGAGACCGGCATCAAGGTGATCTATTCCACCTACGAGTCGAATGAAACCATGTATGCCAAGCTCAAAACCTATAAAGATGGCGCCTACGATCTGGTGGTTCCGTCGACCTATTTCGTCGACAAGATGCGTAAAGAGGGCATGATCCAGAAGATCGACAAATCGAAGCTAACCAATTTTTCAAACCTCGATCCGGAGATGCTCAACAAGCCGTTTGATCCCAATAACGACTACTCCATCCCGTATATCTGGGGCGCTACAGCAATTGGGATCAACAGCGAGGCGATAGATCCTAAAACGGTCACCCGCTGGGCCGATCTGTGGAAACCGGAGTACAAAGGCGGTTTACTCCTGACCGATGACGCGCGCGAAGTGTTCCAGGTGGCGTTGCGTAAGCTGGGCTACTCCGGCAACACCACCGACCCGAAAGAGATCGAAGCGGCGTATCACGAGCTGCAAAAACTGATGCCAAACGTTGCGGCCTTTAACTCCGATAACCCGGCTAACCCGTATATGGAGGGGGAAGTCAACGTGGGGATGGTGTGGAACGGTTCGGCGTACGTGGCGCGTCAGGCCGGTACGCCGCTGGAAGTGGTGTGGCCTGAGGAGGGCGGGATCTTCTGGATGGATAGCCTCGCTATTCCGGCCAACGCCAAAAACGTGGACGGCGCGCTGAAGCTGATTAACTTCCTGCTGCGTCCCGATGTGGCAAAACAGGTGGCAGAAACCATCGGTTACCCGACACCAAACCTGGCTGCCCGCAAGCTGCTGAGTCCTGAGGTGGCGAACGACAAGTCGCTTTACCCGGATGCGGCAACCGTCAGCAAAGGCGAGTGGCAGAATGATGTCGGCGATGCGAGCCGTCTGTATGAAGAGTATTACCAGAAGCTGAAAGCGGGACGTTAA
- the potC gene encoding spermidine/putrescine ABC transporter permease PotC, with the protein MIGRLLRGGFMTAIYAYLYIPIIILIVNSFNSSRFGINWQGFTTQWYSLLMNNDSLLQAAQHSLTMAIFSATFATLIGSLTAVALYRYRFRGKPFVSGMLFVVMMSPDIVMAISLLVLFMLLGVQLGFWSLLFSHITFCLPFVVVTVYSRLKGFDVRMLEAAKDLGASEMTILRKIILPLAMPAVAAGWLLSFTLSMDDVVVSSFVTGPSYEILPLKIYSMVKVGVSPEVNALATILLMLSLVLVIASQLVARDKTKSQGTVK; encoded by the coding sequence ATGATCGGTCGACTGCTTCGCGGCGGTTTTATGACCGCCATTTACGCGTATCTCTACATTCCGATCATTATTTTGATCGTCAATTCGTTTAACAGCTCGCGCTTTGGCATCAACTGGCAGGGGTTTACCACCCAGTGGTACAGCCTGCTGATGAACAACGACAGCCTGCTACAGGCGGCGCAGCACTCGCTGACGATGGCCATCTTCTCGGCCACCTTCGCCACCCTGATTGGCTCCCTGACCGCCGTAGCGCTCTACCGCTACCGTTTTCGCGGCAAGCCCTTCGTTAGCGGAATGCTGTTTGTGGTGATGATGTCCCCGGACATCGTGATGGCCATTTCGCTGCTGGTGCTGTTTATGCTGCTGGGGGTACAACTGGGCTTCTGGTCGCTGCTGTTCTCGCACATCACCTTCTGTCTGCCGTTTGTGGTGGTGACGGTTTACTCCCGTCTGAAGGGCTTTGATGTACGAATGCTGGAAGCGGCGAAAGATCTGGGTGCCAGCGAAATGACTATCCTGCGCAAAATTATCCTGCCGCTGGCGATGCCCGCCGTGGCTGCGGGATGGCTGCTCAGCTTTACCCTGTCGATGGATGACGTGGTGGTGTCGTCGTTCGTCACCGGACCCAGCTATGAAATTCTGCCGTTGAAGATCTATTCAATGGTGAAAGTCGGCGTCTCACCAGAGGTGAACGCGCTGGCGACCATTCTGTTGATGTTATCGCTGGTTCTGGTGATCGCCAGCCAGCTGGTTGCTCGTGATAAAACAAAATCTCAGGGGACAGTGAAATGA
- the potB gene encoding spermidine/putrescine ABC transporter permease PotB, translated as MKNTSKFQNVVIATIVGWLVLFVFLPNLMIIATSFLTRDDAHFVSLVFTLDNYARLLDPLYFQVLLHSLNMALIATLACLVLGYPFAWFLAKLPQKVRPLLLFLLIVPFWTNSLIRIYGLKIFLSTKGYLNAFLLWLGVIDTPIRIMFTPGAVIVGLVYILLPFMVMPLYSSIEKLDKPLLEAARDLGASKLQTFIRIIIPLTMPGIIAGCLLVMLPAMGLFYVSDLMGGAKNLLIGNVIKSQFLNIRDWPFGSATSITLTLVMGLMLLVYWRASRLLNNKGELG; from the coding sequence ATGAAGAACACAAGTAAGTTCCAGAATGTGGTGATCGCCACTATCGTCGGTTGGCTTGTGTTATTTGTCTTTTTACCCAACCTGATGATTATTGCCACCAGCTTTTTGACCCGCGACGACGCCCATTTCGTCTCGCTGGTCTTTACGCTGGATAACTACGCGCGCCTGCTCGATCCGCTCTATTTCCAGGTGCTGCTCCATTCGCTCAATATGGCGCTGATCGCCACCCTGGCCTGCCTGGTCCTCGGCTATCCCTTCGCCTGGTTTCTGGCGAAGCTGCCGCAGAAGGTGCGTCCGCTGCTGCTGTTTCTGCTGATTGTGCCCTTCTGGACTAACTCCCTGATCCGCATTTATGGCCTGAAGATCTTCCTCAGCACCAAAGGCTACCTGAATGCGTTTCTGCTGTGGCTGGGGGTCATCGACACCCCGATCCGCATTATGTTTACCCCCGGCGCGGTGATCGTCGGGCTGGTCTATATTCTGCTGCCGTTTATGGTCATGCCGCTCTACTCCAGCATTGAGAAGCTGGATAAACCCTTGCTGGAAGCGGCAAGAGATCTGGGCGCCAGTAAGCTGCAAACCTTTATCCGTATCATCATCCCGCTGACGATGCCGGGGATCATTGCCGGCTGCCTGCTGGTGATGCTCCCGGCGATGGGGCTGTTCTACGTCTCCGACCTGATGGGCGGCGCAAAGAACCTGCTGATTGGCAACGTCATCAAGAGCCAGTTCCTGAACATTCGCGACTGGCCGTTCGGCTCGGCCACCAGTATCACCCTGACCCTGGTCATGGGCCTGATGCTGCTGGTCTACTGGCGCGCCTCGCGCTTGCTTAATAATAAGGGTGAACTCGGATGA